In Henningerozyma blattae CBS 6284 chromosome 6, complete genome, the following are encoded in one genomic region:
- the SEC13 gene encoding GTPase-activating protein SEC13 (similar to Saccharomyces cerevisiae SEC13 (YLR208W); ancestral locus Anc_7.338) yields the protein MVVISNIHSDIIHDTVLDYYGRKLATCSSDKTIKIYEIDGDSHKLLTTLTGHEGPVWRIDWAHPKFGTILASCSYDGKVIIWKEENGTWSQIAVHSVHSASVNSVKWAPHEYGAVLLAASSDGKISVVEFKENGTQNPMVLDAHAVGVNSAAWAPATIQSPKNPTEKPLPLRRFVTGGADNLVKIWKFDQAANTYILEDTLEGHSDWVRDVTWSPSVLLGSCIASVSQDRTCIIWTQSGNEGVWRKTSLQQERFPDVLWRASWSLSGNVLALSGGDNRITLWKENLQGGWEQAGVVAQ from the coding sequence ATGGTCGTCATTTCTAATATCCATTCCGACATCATCCACGATACAGTGTTGGATTATTACGGTCGCAAGTTGGCCACCTGCTCGTCAGATAAAACAATCAAAATATACGAAATCGATGGCGACTCGCACAAGCTATTGACCACTCTAACAGGCCATGAAGGTCCTGTCTGGAGAATCGATTGGGCCCATCCGAAATTCGGAACAATCTTGGCCTCGTGTTCGTACGACGGTAAAGTCATCATATGGAAGGAAGAAAACGGTACTTGGTCACAAATCGCAGTCCATTCCGTACATTCGGCCTCGGTAAATTCTGTCAAATGGGCTCCTCATGAATATGGGGCAGTGCTACTGGCTGCCTCTTCAGATGGGAAAATATCAGTTGTGGAATTCAAAGAAAATGGCACTCAAAACCCAATGGTGTTAGACGCCCATGCTGTGGGTGTCAATTCTGCTGCTTGGGCTCCTGCCACCATCCAATCGCCAAAGAATCCGACCGAAAAGCCACTTCCATTGAGAAGGTTCGTCACCGGTGGTGCTGATAATCTCGTCAAGATTTGGAAATTCGATCAAGCTGCAAATACTTATATTCTGGAAGATACTTTAGAAGGCCATTCGGACTGGGTTAGAGACGTAACTTGGTCTCCGAGTGTATTATTAGGTTCGTGCATTGCAAGTGTTTCTCAGGATAGAACTTGTATAATTTGGACTCAGTCAGGTAACGAAGGTGTTTGGAGAAAGACTTCTCTACAACAAGAAAGATTCCCAGATGTCTTATGGCGTGCATCTTGGTCTCTATCAGGGAACGTCTT
- the MET8 gene encoding bifunctional precorrin-2 dehydrogenase/sirohydrochlorin ferrochelatase MET8 (similar to Saccharomyces cerevisiae MET8 (YBR213W); ancestral locus Anc_6.105) has protein sequence MSAAPPSPPPHVSAQSLPLAHRLAGKKVLLIGAGSVAHTRLLKLIPTGARVTLISDRVSPAVQRDFLDKGLVARHVAEPWDRAKAAARDPMRGYHLVLITLPRSNQQLSRDIYAFYKCHHGEQQLVNVADEPGLCDFYFGADLVLACEKTPQHAITLSVCSGGGAPRFAALLRDYIQAVLDPMQSTLLAGFAQLSSLRAAIRALPSPESARDIGHRMRWVRHVTDALGLARASRLDVARAVGLYRDTEIGEKQLPGEEEIARLLT, from the coding sequence ATGTCCGCTGCTCCACCCTCGCCACCCCCTCACGTCTCCGCCCAGTCTTTGCCGCTGGCCCATCGTCTCGCAGGCAAAAAAGTGCTGCTCATTGGGGCAGGCTCTGTGGCCCACACCCGTCTGCTCAAGCTGATCCCCACCGGAGCACGTGTCACTCTGATCAGCGACCGTGTCAGTCCCGCCGTGCAACGTGATTTCCTCGATAAAGGCCTCGTCGCACGTCACGTGGCAGAGCCCTGGGACCGTGCTAAAGCCGCAGCACGTGACCCCATGCGCGGCTACCATCTGGTACTCATCACGTTACCTCGTAGCAACCAGCAGCTGTCACGCGACATCTATGCCTTTTACAAGTGTCACCATGGTGAACAACAACTGGTGAATGTGGCTGATGAACCTGGACTTTgtgatttttattttgggGCCGATCTTGTATTGGCCTGTGAAAAGACTCCACAACATGCGATAACACTAAGTGTGTGTTCTGGCGGAGGCGCGCCCAGGTTTGCCGCCTTGCTTCGGGATTATATCCAGGCTGTGTTGGATCCGATGCAATCCACACTGTTGGCCGGGTTTGCCCAACTGAGCTCGTTAAGGGCGGCTATCCGCGCCCTGCCTTCGCCGGAGTCGGCACGTGACATCGGCCACCGTATGCGCTGGGTGCGCCACGTGACCGACGCGCTGGGTCTGGCACGTGCCTCGCGCCTGGACGTTGCACGTGCTGTCGGATTGTACAGGGACACGGAGATTGGCGAGAAGCAGCTGCCCGGAGAGGAGGAGATCGCGAGACTGCTCACGTGA
- the TBLA0F02420 gene encoding uncharacterized protein (similar to Saccharomyces cerevisiae SDS24 (YBR214W) and SDS23 (YGL056C); ancestral locus Anc_6.107) translates to MSLSNSQPVVPIDWNTIKLQTLVQTNKLITVESSLSIEEAFNTLIKYNLTSLPVRLSHSPQTPIADQYLAFNYNDLNSYLLLALNKVSVADPTITADCQNGKPVKVGDFITVAENKLKFSTLDLNDSLDMAIDILGKGIHRLAILDTPNNTILGILSQRRLIKYIWDNARLFKNIQPILNKSLRELQIGNYNTQNFKIQQSRVISINGDEPLIKALFKMHHEKISSIAVVDNQFNLLGNISVTDVKHVTRTSQYPLLHKNCRHFISIILNSRGLENGKDSFPIFHVYPSSSLARTLAKLVATKSHRLWIVQQPSASIDSATSSTSSSTTTLDQDFTGLYEKEYRTGKLIGVVSLTDILFVLAKQNTNSATN, encoded by the coding sequence ATGTCCCTCTCCAACTCCCAACCGGTCGTACCGATCGACTGGAACACCATCAAACTACAAACCTTGGTccaaacaaacaaactcATCACCGTCGAATCGTCACTCTCCATCGAAGAGGCCTTCAACACCCTGATCAAATACAACCTCACTTCCTTGCCAGTGCGTCTGTCACACTCGCCCCAAACACCAATTGCCGACCAATATCTCGCTTTCAATTACAACGACTTGAACTCATACCTCTTGTTGGCCCTGAACAAGGTCTCTGTCGCAGACCCCACCATCACTGCAGACTGTCAAAACGGCAAACCAGTCAAAGTCGGCGACTTCATCACCGTCGCGGAaaacaaattgaaattcTCCACCTTGGACCTCAACGACTCTCTCGACATGGCAATCGATATCCTCGGCAAAGGTATCCATAGACTGGCCATCCTAGATACCCCAAACAACACCATCCTCGGCATTCTGTCTCAAAGAAGACTGATCAAATATATCTGGGACAATGCAAGACTTTTCAAAAACATCCAACCCATCTTGAACAAATCTCTAAGAGAATTGCAAATAGGCAATTACAACACCcagaatttcaaaatacaACAGAGCAGAGTCATCTCCATCAATGGCGACGAGCCTCTAATAAAGGCTCTTTTCAAAATGCATCACGAAAAAATCTCCTCCATCGCCGTTGTCGATAATCAATTCAATCTGTTGGGCAACATTTCCGTCACAGACGTCAAACATGTCACCAGAACCTCTCAATACCCTCTCCTCCACAAGAATTGCCGTCATTTCATCTccataatattaaattccaGAGGCTTGGAAAATGGCAAAGACTCGTTCCCCATTTTCCACGTCTACCCTTCAAGTTCCCTAGCAAGAACTTTGGCAAAGCTTGTTGCCACGAAATCTCACAGATTATGGATTGTTCAACAACCTTCCGCCTCCATAGACTCTGCAACTTCCTCCACAAGTTCTTCCACAACCACTTTGGATCAAGATTTTACCGGGTTATATGAAAAGGAATATAGAACAGGGAAATTAATCGGTGTCGTCAGTTTGactgatattttatttgtctTGGCAAAACAAAATACAAACAGCGCCACCAACTAA
- the TBLA0F02430 gene encoding uncharacterized protein (similar to Saccharomyces cerevisiae YGL057C; ancestral locus Anc_6.108), which translates to MFKSKLAKTINKRNLSLLDKLKPPQDGAQAYPQVFSDLKQLIIPSSFDPSEDDSTILATPEKLIDQYKQINNNTQLGHFVSKINDTDRHYLSQHLNELSENSQNWNSLDKGLIKLQYYLAFGNIGPRNVENLQKPSPQSIDPLTRKVLYLSSIIALAAIANTF; encoded by the coding sequence ATGTTTAAATCAAAACTGGCCAAAACCATCAACAAGAGAAATCTATCTCTCCTAGATAAATTGAAACCTCCACAAGATGGTGCTCAAGCATACCCTCAAGTCTTTTCagatttaaaacaattaatcATACCTTCCTCTTTTGATCCTTCAGAAGATGATTCCACCATCTTAGCAACCCCGgaaaaattgattgatcaatataaacaaattaataataatacacaACTTGGACACTTTGTTTCCAAGATTAATGATACAGATCGTCATTATTTATCTCAACATCttaatgaattatctgAAAATTCTCAAAATTGGAATTCCCTTGATAAAGGTTTGAtaaaattacaatattatttagcATTCGGTAATATTGGACCACGGAATGTGGAAAACTTACAGAAACCCTCACCTCAATCGATAGACCCCTTGACAAGAAAAGTCTTGTATTTATCTTCAATCATTGCTCTAGCTGCAATTGCAAACACTTTTTAA
- the RAD6 gene encoding E2 ubiquitin-conjugating protein RAD6 (similar to Saccharomyces cerevisiae RAD6 (YGL058W); ancestral locus Anc_6.109) yields MSTPARRRLMRDFKRIKSDSPPGISASPLPDNVMLWNAMIIGPSDTPYEDGTFRLVLEFDEEYPNKPPHVKFLSEMFHPNVYANGEICLDILQNRWTPTYDVSSILTSIQSLFNDPNPASPANVEAATLFKDHRAQYVKKVKETVEKSWEDNMEDMDDDEEDSDEDGDDDEDEE; encoded by the coding sequence atgtcTACCCCAGCCAGAAGAAGATTAATGAGAGATTTCAAAAGAATCAAGAGTGATTCGCCACCTGGGATATCAGCATCACCATTACCAGATAATGTGATGTTATGGAATGCAATGATTATAGGTCCATCTGATACACCATATGAAGATGGTACATTTCGATTAGTATTAGAATTCGATGAAGAATATCCAAATAAGCCACCACATGTTAAGTTTTTAAGTGAAATGTTTCACCCCAATGTTTATGCCAATGGAGAGATTTGTTTagatattttacaaaacaGATGGACACCCACCTATGATGTTTCTTCGATCTTGACATCGATTCAAAGTTTATTTAATGACCCAAATCCAGCATCACCAGCCAATGTAGAAGCTGCTACGTTATTTAAAGATCATCGAGCACAATATGTCAAGAAAGTGAAAGAAACGGTAGAAAAATCATGGGAAGATAATATGGAGGATAtggatgatgatgaagaagatagtgatgaagatggagatgacgatgaagatgaagagtGA
- the PKP2 gene encoding protein kinase PKP2 (similar to Saccharomyces cerevisiae YGL059W; ancestral locus Anc_6.110) → MKFSNGVLRNAPYPPYRLNPPDFTKYCPVRPINEALAPYVNETLQAYNRRSKYVNKHHYYHNRTVLVKEYLTKDPHPVSLNQLSQYYDDSSRLTKQKIISSGVFVKEELSIRLAHQLNMLQQLPYNVVNNFHFNQVYESYYNMFERIRRMPGILTIEENAIFTRMLIKILHDFNSLNLPHLIMGALECMILGLYPSNKMDELVSYLLRARISRRIIAEEHISITENFSKGKTKNATIFGDIFQKCSAEYYLKKAALQAQRFIGDMYFPTIPMPEFKIEGDTDLSFYFLPNHITYLLGEILRNTYEATIKEYIRSGSSKPSPITVTVISNKDFIIFRISDLAGGVHLDENQLWSFGKSKEKAKKSLDNFHKLPGLQTISIYDHLYDKKSISRKEYKKIQTNYYYSSLTPMGYVNPWHKDQNRSDITTEGFNMNRPLLGLFERSFRYKLGIGLAMCKVYADYWNGDVQLHSMEGYGTDTVLKLRHLTNYSNVPQLDKL, encoded by the coding sequence ATGAAATTCAGTAATGGTGTTCTTAGGAATGCTCCATATCCACCATATCGATTAAACCCTCCAGATTTCACTAAATACTGTCCCGTACGACCTATTAACGAGGCATTGGCTCCATATGTTAATGAAACATTACAAGCGTATAATAGACGATCAAAATATGTTAATAAACATCATTATTACCATAACAGGACTGTTTTAGTAAAAGAATATCTAACAAAGGACCCTCATCCTGTAtcattaaatcaattgtCTCAATATTATGATGATTCGTCAAGAttaacaaaacaaaaaattattagttcAGGAGTATTCGTTAAAGAAGAACTTTCTATACGATTGGCTCATCAATTGAACATGTTACAACAATTACCTTATAATGTGGTTAataatttccattttaaTCAAGTTTATGAATCATATTACAATATGTTTGAAAGAATAAGAAGAATGCCAGGCATATTGACAATAGAGGAGAATGCTATATTTACAAGAAtgttaattaaaatattacatgattttaattcattaaatttaccCCATTTGATCATGGGAGCACTAGAATGTATGATCTTAGGGCTATACCCTTCGAACAAAATGGATGAATTAgtttcatatttattaagaGCACGTATCTctagaagaattattgcAGAAGAACATATTTCTATAACAGAGAATTTTAGTAAAGGTAAGACTAAAAATGCAACGATCTTTGGAGATATCTTTCAAAAATGTTCTGCAGAATATTATCTGAAAAAGGCAGCTCTACAAGCACAAAGATTTATCGGTGACATGTACTTCCCTACAATTCCTATGCCCGAATTTAAGATTGAAGGTGATACTGATTtaagtttttattttttaccaAACCATATAACGTATCTCTTGGGTGAAATCTTGCGAAATACATATGAAGCTacaataaaagaatatattcgAAGTGGATCATCTAAACCGTCGCCTATTACTGTCACGGTTATATCGaataaagattttattatattccGTATATCTGATTTAGCAGGAGGTGTTCATTTGGatgaaaatcaattatGGTCATTTGGTAAATCTAAAGAAAAGGCCAAAAAATCGTTAGATAATTTCCATAAACTTCCTGGTTTGCAAACGATTTCCATTTATGATCATTTATATGACAAAAAATCTATTTCtagaaaagaatataaaaaaatccaaaccaattattattattcttcaTTAACACCAATGGGATATGTCAACCCTTGGCATAAAGATCAAAATAGGTCTGATATAACCACTGAAGGTTTTAATATGAATAGACCATTACTTGGATTGTTTGAAAGATCATTTAGATATAAATTGGGGATTGGTTTGGCAATGTGTAAAGTGTATGCGGATTATTGGAATGGCGATGTTCAATTACATTCTATGGAAGGGTATGGTACAGATACTGTATTGAAATTAAGACatttaacaaattattCCAATGTACCTCAATTAGATAAGTTGTGA
- the TBLA0F02460 gene encoding uncharacterized protein (similar to Saccharomyces cerevisiae YBP1 (YBR216C) and YBP2 (YGL060W); ancestral locus Anc_6.112) codes for MTSDTELISKLKTLLEDGTVDPVTLTTIIDDYCEQINKENNIKQKTNFLTCLAELLEINYLQINEIGWDLPKILLKFICKENIATDVTLNDDNEKEAQENQLEIHKPLINVIKDFFKLLQKYGSAKESLIATCELIISLNKTEEFDKIEESKINELKLKEEEKNGEPGEINASIKINEDSELNDYDRLDVISEEIIFIKLELLTELLEQSLMGIKTNNPSKFLAIGVSAYVKFITANSNELSNINKLLNIVYSFCSKFVLIDNKSKKIEDSNNEELHKIVDDENILEKKLLLTLLSFAVEKAFISDTIDIPINLIRSTENLTPKKMVDHLCFENPLMLILLNILKLMENLGADFNELFENYLAETRAIYSTLPNSETEDEYVDNDSANQVIYQLPYTFLLQKMDESKTLNLHSNGVLILSTILFLSKCSILDQIEKLDITADDLVCMYLRNTTPSLFSALFQNEGAESCVYVWLASGLYVWNQVELTQQFKAGRNSIIQVFFQLLLIKIINESDDTSRMNLSNVFLDFASVVPEEVAFNFILDTLLTCPFPKGKIFSLNALKELMLKARSIKHIENDSQKNMPPLPPRPHIQVTDDRKASIHSLAIIAIGNASKPNKDKLDLVLLLEYINFFISLQKKWDSFLLDTIYEELKESFPETAVETFPEVGFIKISTEILGNIVKN; via the coding sequence atgactAGTGATACTGAATTAATTAGTAAACTAAAAACCCTTTTGGAGGATGGAACTGTAGATCCTGTTACTTTAACCACAATAATAGACGATTACTGtgaacaaataaataaagaaaataacatcaaacaaaaaacaaacttTTTAACTTGTTTAGCTGAACTATTAGAGATTAACTATCTACAAATCAATGAAATTGGTTGGGATCTACCTAAGATTTTacttaaatttatttgtaaGGAGAATATTGCTACTGATGTTACTCTAAATGATGACAATGAGAAAGAAGCCCAAGAAAATCAATTAGAAATTCATAAACCTTTAATTAATGTAATTAAAGACTTTTTCAAACTACTTCAGAAGTATGGTAGTGCCAAAGAATCTTTAATTGCTACATGtgaattaattatatcaCTTAACAAAACTGAAGAATTCGacaaaattgaagaatcaaaaataaacgaattaaaattaaaagaagaagaaaaaaatggtgAACCTGGTGAAATTAATGCATCAATTAAGATAAATGAAGATTCTGAGTTAAATGATTATGATAGACTAGATGTCATCtctgaagaaattatttttataaagtTAGAACTTTTAACAGAACTATTGGAGCAATCATTAATGGgcattaaaacaaataacCCATCCAAATTTTTGGCAATTGGAGTTTCAGCTTATGTCAAATTCATCACTGCCAATAGTAATGAATTATccaatataaataaattattgaatattgtATATTCCTTCTGTTCAAAATTTGTATTGATAGATAATAAGTCTAAAAAGATAGAGGATTCTAATAATGAGGAATTACACAAAATTGTTGATGATGAGAATATCttggaaaaaaaacttCTACTGACTTTGCTTTCATTTGCAGTGGAAAAGGCTTTTATCAGTGATACAATTGATATTCCAATAAACTTGATCAGATCTACGGAAAATTTAACTCCAAAGAAAATGGTGGATCATCTCTGTTTTGAAAATCCATTAATGCtgattttattaaacatattgaaattaatggaAAATTTAGGAGCagattttaatgaattatttgaaaattatttggcAGAAACTAGAGCAATTTATAGTACTTTACCCAATTCTGAAACTGAAGATGAATATGTTGATAATGATTCTGCTAATCAAgttatttatcaattacCATACACTTTTTTACTTCAAAAGATGGATGAAAgtaaaactttaaatttacaTTCAAATGGTGTATTGATCTTATCAACTATTCTATTTCTATCAAAATGTTCAATACTGGATCAAATTGAAAAGTTAGATATCACTGCTGATGACTTGGTTTGTATGTATTTACGTAATACAACTccttcattattttctgcCCTTTTCCAAAATGAAGGTGCAGAATCATGTGTTTATGTGTGGTTAGCTTCAGGATTATATGTTTGGAATCAAGTTGAATTAACTCAACAATTTAAAGCAGGTAGAAATTCCATAATTCAAgttttctttcaattgttattaattaaaataatcaacGAATCTGATGATACAAGTAGAATGAACTTATCGAATGTGTTCCTGGATTTTGCCTCTGTTGTACCCGAAGAAGTtgcatttaattttatattagaTACTTTATTGACTTGCCCCTTCCCAAAgggaaaaatattttcccTAAATGCcctaaaagaattaatgtTGAAAGCAAGATCAATTAAGCatatagaaaatgattCCCAAAAGAACATGCCACCTCTACCACCAAGGCCGCATATACAAGTTACAGATGATCGCAAAGCTTCTATTCATAGTTTAGCAATAATTGCAATAGGTAATGCTTCAAAAccaaataaagataaattagatttaGTTCTTCTATTAGAATatatcaatttctttatttcaTTACAGAAAAAATGGGATTCATTTCTGCTTGATACTAtatatgaagaattaaaagaaagcTTCCCTGAAACTGCAGTAGAAACATTCCCTGAGGTTGGATTCATCAAAATATCTACAGAAATATTGGGTAATATAGTTAAGAACTAA
- the DUO1 gene encoding Duo1p (similar to Saccharomyces cerevisiae DUO1 (YGL061C); ancestral locus Anc_6.114): MSQEKNIQPNYEELIPKYFEDVHSRRKYSTNTVSKITNNSTDSEYGKLTSASLIEESKNLDRIIIALENVDKTLKNAIPSHLNRINEVCRSTNFILDTWIDIQNNAGSIHKLMNNKDYIELIQRTPSNSSQSATLDEAIEQEKREIEELKTKIDLEKQKQSSMNQQRKPAPTSTSRYVPSYARSISRSSANRDLNANQNNSSSRSRNRSSGIPNAPNRIQKPPYGSSRKMFR, encoded by the coding sequence atgtcacaagaaaaaaatatacaaccAAATTATGAGGAACTAATTCCTAAATACTTTGAAGATGTACACTctagaagaaaatattctaCTAATACTGTCTcaaaaataacaaataattcaacaGACTCCGAATATGGAAAACTGACATCTGCTTCGTTAATAGAGGAATCCAAAAACCTTGATCGTATAATAATCGCTCTGGAAAATGTAGATAAAACATTGAAAAATGCTATACCAAGTCATTTAAATCGAATCAATGAGGTTTGCCGCTCCACTAATTTTATCTTAGATACTTGGATcgatattcaaaataatgcAGGATCAATACACAAATTAATGAACAATAAGGATTATATAGAACTAATACAGCGTACACCCTCTAATTCGAGTCAATCTGCAACTTTAGATGAAGCTATTGAACAAGAGAAGAGGGAAATTGAAGAACTAAAGACAAAAATTGATCTAGAAAAGCAAAAACAAAGTTCAATGAATCAACAAAGGAAACCAGCACCAACATCAACTTCAAGATATGTTCCATCATATGCACGGAGCATATCTCGTTCATCAGCCAACCGTGATCTCAATGCTAATCAAAACAACTCTTCCAGCAGATCTAGAAACCGTTCCTCAGGTATACCTAACGCGCCTAATAGAATCCAAAAGCCGCCTTATGGATCTTCTAGAAAGATGTTCAGATGA